One genomic region from Yersinia canariae encodes:
- a CDS encoding DUF1820 family protein, producing the protein MANEQLLYRIQFINNGKNYQLYVREVGPSTLFGFIEIADFVFDSQSTLLVDPSTEKLKTEFSGVNRSYIPLHSVIRIDAVTEKGSARISELGSNVMSFPYLPGNKP; encoded by the coding sequence ATGGCCAATGAACAATTGCTTTATCGCATTCAGTTTATAAATAATGGTAAAAATTATCAGCTCTATGTCCGCGAAGTAGGCCCAAGCACCTTATTTGGGTTTATTGAAATTGCTGATTTTGTCTTTGATAGCCAATCGACCTTGCTGGTCGACCCCTCAACTGAAAAATTGAAGACAGAATTTTCCGGTGTTAACCGTAGCTATATTCCCCTTCACTCAGTGATTCGTATTGACGCAGTGACTGAAAAGGGCAGTGCCCGCATTTCCGAACTGGGCAGCAACGTGATGAGTTTCCCTTATCTGCCAGGGAATAAACCATAA
- the ftsY gene encoding signal recognition particle-docking protein FtsY, producing the protein MAKEKKRGFLSWLGLGRQNEEHTAEPLATEKEDLAEHAVEEQVISEKQAEIVSENISVEVEDHEPVAERSTLTPGEWDSAAISEAAAETLPEVEAEPTAQSVEESIDFSEDRQYLQHHFSQAQSEKGNIDSWDEGTVSAPELPLTEGNVVIDIPEPQAIAEQPQAEIVEELPVLEEEIEVEEEIVAVAAQEQERPTKEGFFARLKRSLIKTKQNLGSGFMGLFRGKKIDDDLFEELEEQLLIADVGVETTRKIITSLTEHASRKQLKDAEALYGKLKEEMSEILSKVDKPLDVSGKNPFVILMVGVNGVGKTTTIGKLARQFQAEGKSVMLAAGDTFRAAAVEQLQVWGDRNKIAVVAQHTGADSASVIFDAIQAAKARGIDVLLADTAGRLQNKAHLMEELKKIVRVMKKLDGDAPHEVMLTLDASTGQNAVSQAKLFNEAVGLTGITLTKLDGTAKGGVIFAIADQFGIPIRYIGVGEGIEDLRPFKADDFIEALFARED; encoded by the coding sequence ATGGCAAAAGAAAAAAAACGTGGATTTCTTTCCTGGCTGGGTTTAGGCCGCCAGAATGAAGAACACACAGCAGAGCCATTGGCTACTGAGAAAGAAGATTTAGCTGAACATGCTGTAGAAGAGCAAGTTATCAGCGAAAAACAGGCTGAAATAGTTTCAGAAAATATATCTGTTGAGGTAGAAGATCACGAGCCAGTGGCCGAGCGCTCTACCTTAACCCCAGGTGAATGGGATAGCGCCGCGATTAGCGAAGCTGCGGCTGAAACTCTGCCGGAAGTCGAGGCTGAGCCCACTGCGCAGTCAGTTGAAGAATCCATCGATTTTTCTGAAGATCGCCAATATTTACAGCATCACTTCTCACAGGCCCAGAGTGAGAAAGGTAATATTGACTCATGGGATGAAGGCACCGTCAGTGCGCCAGAATTGCCGTTGACGGAAGGCAATGTTGTTATCGATATCCCAGAGCCACAAGCTATTGCAGAACAACCTCAGGCCGAGATCGTTGAGGAACTTCCTGTTCTGGAAGAAGAAATTGAAGTTGAAGAAGAAATCGTAGCTGTTGCGGCTCAAGAACAAGAGCGGCCAACCAAAGAAGGATTTTTTGCACGATTAAAGCGCAGTTTAATTAAAACTAAACAGAATCTTGGCTCCGGTTTTATGGGGCTATTCCGTGGCAAGAAAATCGACGACGATTTGTTTGAAGAATTAGAAGAACAGCTCCTAATTGCAGATGTTGGCGTCGAAACAACCCGAAAAATCATTACTTCTTTGACAGAGCATGCCAGCCGTAAGCAGCTAAAAGATGCCGAAGCGTTGTATGGCAAACTCAAAGAGGAAATGTCTGAAATTCTGTCTAAAGTGGACAAACCATTAGACGTCAGTGGTAAGAATCCATTTGTTATTTTAATGGTTGGTGTGAATGGCGTGGGTAAAACTACGACCATCGGCAAGTTGGCACGCCAATTCCAGGCCGAGGGGAAATCCGTCATGCTGGCCGCGGGTGATACTTTCCGCGCGGCGGCAGTAGAACAGCTGCAAGTTTGGGGTGATCGCAACAAGATTGCTGTTGTTGCACAACATACTGGCGCTGACTCTGCATCCGTCATTTTCGATGCGATCCAAGCGGCTAAAGCGCGTGGTATTGATGTGCTCTTGGCTGATACGGCAGGGCGTCTGCAAAATAAAGCCCACCTGATGGAAGAGCTGAAGAAGATTGTTCGTGTGATGAAAAAGCTGGACGGCGATGCCCCCCATGAGGTTATGCTGACGTTGGATGCCAGTACCGGACAAAATGCGGTTAGTCAGGCGAAACTGTTTAATGAAGCTGTGGGCCTGACCGGAATTACCCTAACTAAACTCGACGGCACCGCCAAGGGCGGGGTGATTTTTGCCATCGCGGATCAGTTCGGTATCCCAATTCGCTACATCGGTGTTGGGGAAGGTATAGAGGATTTACGGCCATTTAAGGCTGACGATTTTATTGAGGCTCTTTTTGCCCGAGAGGATTAA
- the rsmD gene encoding 16S rRNA (guanine(966)-N(2))-methyltransferase, which translates to MAKRPIAKTKQATQPSAGQIRIIGGKWRGRKLPVPDSPGLRPTTDRVRETLFNWLAPMIQGARCLDCFAGSGALGLEALSRYAGEAILLEADRHVAKQLSSNLTLLSADTGQVVNTNSLQWLAQPGQPFDLVFLDPPFRKGLLAETINLLEQFNWLTADAWIYVEAEAESAAADVPASWQLHREKIAGQVAYRLYIRRKDTPQERVSIEEQEQHHVD; encoded by the coding sequence ATGGCAAAGCGACCTATAGCAAAAACAAAACAAGCTACACAACCGTCGGCAGGACAAATCCGGATCATTGGTGGTAAATGGCGAGGACGCAAATTACCTGTACCGGATAGCCCTGGACTGCGCCCTACCACTGATCGGGTCAGAGAGACATTGTTCAACTGGCTTGCGCCAATGATTCAAGGTGCCCGATGCCTGGATTGTTTTGCGGGCAGCGGTGCCTTAGGGCTGGAAGCGTTATCGCGCTATGCGGGTGAAGCCATTCTGTTAGAAGCTGACAGGCATGTTGCTAAGCAACTGAGCAGCAACCTAACATTATTGAGTGCTGACACTGGGCAAGTGGTCAACACTAATTCTTTACAATGGCTAGCCCAGCCGGGTCAACCTTTTGATTTGGTGTTCCTTGACCCCCCTTTCCGTAAAGGTTTACTGGCGGAAACTATCAATTTATTGGAGCAATTCAACTGGCTAACTGCCGATGCCTGGATTTATGTTGAAGCTGAGGCTGAGAGTGCCGCCGCTGATGTCCCCGCCAGTTGGCAGTTACATCGAGAGAAAATTGCTGGGCAGGTTGCCTACCGCCTCTATATTCGTCGTAAAGATACTCCCCAAGAGCGGGTATCAATTGAAGAACAGGAGCAACACCATGTGGATTAA
- a CDS encoding 7-cyano-7-deazaguanine/7-aminomethyl-7-deazaguanine transporter produces MFSFTAQQRMTALVWLSLFHIVIITSSNYLVQLPIAIFGFHTTWGAFTFPFIFLATDLTVRIFGAPLARRIILSVMVPALLISYLISALFYQGSWQGFPALTSFNLVVARIAVASFMAYVLGQILDVQVFNRLRQRSAWWVAPTAAMFFGNISDTMAFFFIAFYRSSDPFMAANWVEIALVDYSFKLLICMLFFLPAYGVMLNMLLKYFARQTEQQALTRVSPAEQ; encoded by the coding sequence ATGTTTTCGTTTACAGCCCAACAGCGGATGACCGCTTTGGTATGGCTATCGCTATTCCATATTGTCATCATCACCTCCAGCAACTATCTGGTGCAATTGCCGATCGCTATCTTCGGTTTTCACACCACTTGGGGGGCTTTTACCTTCCCATTTATCTTCTTAGCCACTGACCTGACCGTGCGGATTTTTGGTGCCCCATTGGCACGCAGAATTATTTTGTCCGTCATGGTGCCGGCTTTGCTTATTTCATATCTCATTTCTGCCCTGTTTTATCAGGGAAGCTGGCAAGGATTCCCGGCATTAACCAGTTTTAATCTGGTAGTAGCCCGAATCGCTGTTGCCAGTTTCATGGCATATGTCCTAGGCCAAATCCTTGATGTTCAAGTATTTAATCGCCTTCGTCAGCGCAGTGCATGGTGGGTTGCCCCAACCGCCGCGATGTTCTTTGGCAATATCAGCGACACCATGGCGTTCTTCTTTATTGCATTCTACCGCAGCTCTGATCCTTTCATGGCGGCAAACTGGGTAGAGATCGCTTTGGTAGATTATAGCTTCAAGCTATTGATCTGCATGTTGTTCTTCTTGCCAGCCTATGGTGTGATGCTCAATATGTTATTGAAATACTTTGCCCGACAGACCGAACAACAAGCACTAACTCGGGTGAGCCCTGCTGAACAATAG
- the glpB gene encoding glycerol-3-phosphate dehydrogenase subunit GlpB produces the protein MKFDVIIIGGGLAGLACGIRLAEQGKYCAIVSAGQNALHFSSGSLDLLAKLPNGQAVSQPLSALETLAELAPEHPYSKMGQIGQVGELAQQAESLLSRCGLNLVGSATKNHLRLTPLGNCRPTWLSPSDIPVAPLGGPLPWQKVAVIGIEGFLDFQPQMVASALQEQGVEATADYLHLPALDRLRDNPSEFRAVNIARVLDQPENLQPLANELARLSSTAEMILLPACIGLDESAPLDALRAAVGKPIQLLPTLPPSLLGMRLHQALRHRFQQLGGIVMPGDAVLRAELVGNRITGLYSRNHGDIPLRAAQMVLASGSFFSNGLVATFEHVYEPILDLDILSLPNRADWSNSNMFAPQPYLQFGVNTDNRLRALRGGVALDNLYVIGAVLGGYDPLQQGCGAGVSLTSALFAAEQIVSAMEVTL, from the coding sequence ATGAAATTTGATGTGATTATCATCGGTGGTGGGCTAGCTGGGCTGGCGTGCGGTATTCGCCTCGCCGAGCAAGGTAAATATTGCGCGATTGTCAGCGCCGGCCAAAATGCGCTGCATTTTTCTTCTGGCTCTTTGGATTTATTGGCGAAGTTGCCTAATGGGCAGGCGGTCAGCCAGCCACTTTCTGCACTTGAAACTCTGGCGGAGTTAGCGCCTGAGCATCCATATAGCAAAATGGGGCAAATAGGCCAGGTGGGTGAGTTGGCCCAACAAGCCGAGTCCCTGTTAAGCCGCTGCGGCCTGAATCTGGTCGGTAGCGCGACCAAAAATCACTTACGCCTGACGCCGTTGGGCAACTGTCGACCCACATGGCTCAGCCCGTCGGATATTCCTGTTGCGCCATTGGGTGGCCCGCTACCGTGGCAAAAAGTGGCAGTGATTGGTATTGAAGGATTCCTCGACTTTCAACCGCAAATGGTGGCCAGTGCCTTGCAGGAGCAGGGTGTCGAAGCCACAGCAGATTATCTGCATTTACCGGCACTGGACCGTTTGCGCGATAACCCCAGCGAATTCCGCGCGGTGAATATTGCGCGTGTACTGGATCAACCCGAAAATCTGCAACCGCTGGCCAATGAGCTGGCGCGTTTGTCATCCACCGCAGAAATGATTTTACTACCAGCTTGTATTGGGCTGGATGAGTCAGCGCCATTGGATGCGCTGCGCGCGGCCGTGGGTAAACCGATTCAATTATTACCAACACTGCCGCCGTCATTGCTTGGCATGCGCTTACATCAGGCTCTACGTCACCGTTTCCAGCAATTAGGCGGTATTGTCATGCCGGGTGATGCGGTATTGCGTGCTGAGCTGGTGGGGAATCGGATTACCGGGCTATATAGCCGCAATCATGGCGATATTCCACTGCGTGCGGCCCAGATGGTGCTGGCGAGTGGCAGTTTCTTCAGTAATGGGCTGGTAGCAACCTTTGAGCATGTCTATGAGCCAATACTGGATCTGGATATTTTATCACTACCCAATCGCGCAGATTGGAGCAACAGCAATATGTTTGCGCCGCAACCTTATTTGCAATTTGGCGTCAACACCGATAACCGGCTACGGGCGCTGCGCGGCGGGGTAGCACTGGATAATCTGTATGTTATTGGCGCGGTTCTCGGGGGATACGATCCGCTGCAACAGGGCTGTGGCGCAGGTGTTTCACTCACCAGTGCTTTGTTTGCTGCCGAGCAGATTGTTAGCGCCATGGAGGTGACATTATGA
- a CDS encoding DUF2500 domain-containing protein, translating into MNKLPLLFIAVVVLIVVLATRQYWQKKRQDAENDRLPVRSLQVEVVDKREVLAPNRRSRQREEIVAEEKRYEVYFRPLLSGIEVSKGSNIKMVLPQQEYNRIEQGAKGTLRIQGTRYIGFTPSSVAK; encoded by the coding sequence ATGAACAAACTTCCGTTATTATTTATTGCCGTGGTGGTATTGATTGTTGTGTTGGCCACTCGCCAATATTGGCAGAAGAAACGGCAAGATGCAGAAAATGACCGCTTACCCGTGCGCAGTTTACAAGTTGAAGTTGTTGATAAACGTGAAGTATTAGCGCCAAACCGCCGTTCACGTCAACGTGAAGAGATTGTTGCTGAAGAAAAACGCTATGAAGTTTATTTCCGGCCACTACTGAGTGGAATTGAGGTAAGCAAGGGCAGTAACATCAAAATGGTACTGCCGCAGCAGGAATATAACCGAATAGAGCAAGGCGCAAAGGGCACTTTACGCATACAAGGGACCCGCTATATTGGTTTTACTCCAAGTTCAGTCGCCAAATAA
- a CDS encoding lysoplasmalogenase, producing the protein MSWPFLAVFFSGWLFVDATYRGPRWQRWVFKPVTLLLLLLLAWQAPILGPAGYLIVLGLLATLVADALLLLPSERLLYALGAFFLSHLLYTISFASQMTFTLFWPLPLVLIIVGALLLATIWTRLEEMRWPVVAFIGMTLLMVWMAGEQYFARSTDLSFSLLTGTVLLLISHAIWLLNRYRFSFRASDAIVAGCYFVGHFLIVRSLYL; encoded by the coding sequence ATGAGCTGGCCATTCCTTGCCGTATTCTTTTCTGGTTGGTTGTTTGTCGATGCAACTTACCGAGGCCCACGCTGGCAACGTTGGGTATTTAAGCCTGTCACTCTGCTACTCTTGCTTTTACTTGCATGGCAAGCGCCTATCCTCGGCCCTGCTGGCTACCTGATTGTTTTAGGTCTGCTGGCAACACTGGTCGCCGATGCCTTATTGCTGCTACCCAGTGAGCGCTTACTTTATGCTCTAGGCGCATTCTTCCTCTCTCATTTATTGTATACCATCAGTTTTGCCAGCCAGATGACATTCACCCTGTTCTGGCCGCTCCCCTTGGTGCTCATTATCGTGGGTGCATTACTGTTAGCCACAATCTGGACCCGACTGGAAGAAATGCGCTGGCCGGTGGTTGCGTTCATCGGGATGACATTGCTTATGGTGTGGATGGCTGGTGAACAATACTTTGCTCGTAGCACAGACCTGAGTTTCTCATTGCTGACAGGGACCGTGTTATTGCTGATATCCCATGCAATCTGGCTGCTAAACCGCTATCGCTTTTCTTTCCGAGCTTCAGATGCCATCGTCGCGGGGTGCTACTTTGTTGGGCACTTCCTGATTGTCAGGTCACTATATTTATAA
- the tusA gene encoding sulfurtransferase TusA produces the protein MTDIFANPDKTLDALGLRCPEPVMMVRKTVRHMEDGQTLLIIADDPATTRDIPGFCRFMDHQLLAQDTQQTPYRYLVKKGAKTE, from the coding sequence ATGACCGATATTTTTGCCAATCCGGATAAAACACTTGATGCACTGGGCCTGCGTTGCCCGGAGCCGGTGATGATGGTGCGTAAAACAGTCCGGCATATGGAAGACGGTCAAACTCTGCTTATTATTGCTGATGATCCGGCCACGACCCGTGATATTCCCGGTTTTTGCCGCTTTATGGACCACCAGTTGTTGGCTCAAGATACCCAACAAACGCCTTATCGCTATTTGGTCAAGAAAGGGGCAAAAACGGAGTAA
- a CDS encoding zinc/cadmium/mercury/lead-transporting ATPase has protein sequence MHSHSEHQHSADTHSHCGCGHTHAKKQTGCSSQQTANTSNDSTVSVSEHSHHEGGCCSQSLTDEGDEESDRLATALPSGSQRFSWQVKGMDCPSCARKIENAVSSLIGVENVKVLFATEKLVVDAQSDIRPEVQQAVIKAGFSLVDTQSPAASKTSAQESRYREYIPIALLTTLMLISWGISLFSIELSEFAFTATTIVGLIPIATKAWKLIRSGTPFAIETLMSVAAIGAMFIGATAEAAMVLLLFMIGELLESYAANRARRGVTALMALVPEEALLLKNGERRQVPVSSLRPGDIIEISPGGRLPADAELMTPFASFDESALTGESIPIERQKGEKVAAGSLSVDRATEMRVISEPGNNAIDRILQLIELAEERRAPIERFIDRFSRIYTPAIMFLSALVMLVPPLAFAEPWETWIYRGLTLLLIGCPCALVISTPAAITSALAAATRRGALIKGGAALEQLGRIQTVAFDKTGTLTEGKPQVTDILPVFGVSETRLLALAAAVEAGSHHPLAVAIMQRAQQNTTMLPLAEERRALAGVGVEGKVNGLTILVSAPSKISPALLTTEWLVQLDELESSGKTAVAVLENEKFIGLVALRDTLRNDAKQAIDSLKKLGIQGVMLTGDNPRAAAAIANELGIDYQAGLLPADKVQAVMALNVAHPTVMVGDGINDAPAMKAASIGIAMGSGTDVALETADAALTHNRLTGLAEIILLSRAANANIRQNITIALGLKGIFLVTTLLGLTGLWLAVLADSGATALVTANALRLLRKRDI, from the coding sequence ATGCATTCACATTCCGAACATCAACATTCAGCAGATACACACAGTCACTGTGGCTGTGGACATACTCATGCAAAAAAACAAACAGGTTGCAGCAGCCAACAAACGGCCAATACCAGCAACGACAGTACAGTTTCAGTGAGTGAGCATTCACATCATGAAGGAGGCTGCTGTAGTCAGAGCCTCACTGATGAGGGCGATGAGGAAAGCGACAGGCTTGCTACCGCGCTACCTTCTGGTAGTCAGCGTTTTAGTTGGCAAGTTAAAGGGATGGATTGCCCAAGTTGTGCCCGTAAAATTGAAAATGCAGTCAGTAGCCTCATCGGTGTTGAAAATGTAAAAGTTCTCTTTGCTACAGAAAAGCTGGTTGTCGACGCCCAGTCAGATATTCGCCCCGAAGTGCAGCAGGCGGTTATCAAGGCGGGGTTCAGTCTGGTCGATACCCAATCACCTGCGGCAAGCAAAACCAGCGCGCAAGAATCACGCTATCGTGAATACATACCCATTGCATTATTAACCACGCTAATGCTCATCAGTTGGGGAATCTCTTTATTCAGCATTGAACTGAGCGAATTCGCCTTTACCGCGACGACAATTGTCGGGTTGATCCCGATTGCCACCAAAGCTTGGAAGCTTATTCGTTCCGGCACACCATTCGCTATTGAAACATTAATGAGTGTCGCGGCTATCGGGGCGATGTTTATTGGCGCTACTGCCGAAGCGGCAATGGTATTGCTGCTGTTTATGATTGGTGAATTACTCGAATCTTATGCGGCAAACCGCGCTCGTCGTGGCGTGACGGCGTTGATGGCGTTAGTACCTGAAGAAGCGCTGCTGCTAAAAAATGGTGAACGCAGACAAGTTCCGGTTTCCAGCTTACGCCCTGGCGATATCATTGAAATCTCGCCCGGCGGTCGACTGCCCGCTGATGCTGAATTAATGACCCCTTTTGCCAGTTTTGATGAAAGCGCACTCACTGGCGAATCTATCCCTATTGAACGCCAGAAAGGTGAAAAAGTTGCAGCGGGGAGCTTGTCGGTCGACCGGGCCACTGAAATGCGGGTTATTTCAGAACCGGGCAATAATGCCATTGACCGCATTCTACAACTTATTGAATTAGCAGAAGAACGCCGCGCACCTATTGAGCGTTTTATTGACCGTTTCAGCCGCATTTATACGCCCGCAATTATGTTTCTCTCGGCGCTGGTGATGCTGGTTCCGCCTCTGGCTTTCGCCGAGCCTTGGGAAACCTGGATTTACCGGGGGCTGACATTGCTACTGATTGGCTGCCCATGTGCGTTAGTCATTTCTACCCCAGCGGCGATCACCTCTGCACTGGCTGCTGCAACGCGGCGCGGCGCGCTCATCAAAGGGGGGGCCGCGCTAGAGCAACTGGGCCGCATTCAAACTGTGGCCTTTGACAAAACCGGGACACTGACCGAGGGAAAACCGCAAGTCACTGATATATTGCCAGTATTTGGCGTGAGTGAAACTCGCCTGTTAGCACTGGCGGCAGCGGTCGAAGCGGGGTCGCACCATCCATTGGCAGTGGCCATCATGCAACGCGCGCAACAAAACACCACTATGTTGCCACTCGCCGAAGAGCGACGGGCATTGGCGGGCGTTGGAGTGGAGGGCAAAGTCAACGGGCTAACTATTCTTGTCAGTGCGCCCAGTAAAATATCACCGGCATTATTAACTACTGAGTGGCTAGTGCAGCTCGATGAGCTGGAAAGTAGCGGTAAAACCGCCGTCGCCGTGCTGGAAAATGAGAAATTCATTGGTTTAGTGGCGCTGCGTGACACTTTACGCAATGATGCAAAACAAGCTATTGATTCGCTGAAAAAGTTAGGAATTCAAGGTGTAATGCTAACTGGTGATAACCCACGAGCAGCCGCAGCCATTGCCAACGAACTGGGAATTGATTACCAAGCGGGATTGCTACCGGCCGATAAAGTCCAGGCAGTTATGGCACTGAATGTGGCCCACCCTACGGTGATGGTCGGGGATGGCATCAATGATGCCCCGGCGATGAAAGCCGCCAGTATCGGTATTGCGATGGGCAGTGGCACTGATGTTGCGTTGGAAACAGCCGATGCCGCACTGACCCATAACCGGCTGACTGGGCTGGCTGAAATCATCCTGTTATCACGCGCGGCCAACGCCAATATTCGCCAGAATATTACTATCGCATTGGGGCTAAAAGGTATTTTCCTGGTGACCACATTACTGGGGTTGACCGGTTTGTGGCTGGCAGTATTAGCAGACTCCGGGGCAACAGCGTTAGTGACAGCAAATGCGCTGAGGTTATTGCGCAAGAGAGATATTTAG
- the glpC gene encoding anaerobic glycerol-3-phosphate dehydrogenase subunit GlpC gives MTWLPQHEDIQDKHVSRDNSFESCIKCTVCTTYCPVAKVNPLYPGPKQAGPDGERLRLKDPALYDDALKYCTNCKRCEVACPSDVKIGDIIQRAKASYSSNKPKLRDAILSHTDIMGTLSTPFAPVINAVTGLKPVRALLDKALKIDHRRELPKYSFGTFRRWYRKQAEKQQQYTEQVAFFHGCFVNYNHPQLGKDLVSVFNAMNIGVQLLKREKCCGVPLIANGFIEQAKKQARVNLESLTDAVIGRDIPVVATSSSCTFTLRDEYPHLLDVDTAPVRDKVELATRYLYRLLDKGRELPLKPLFSANNTPLRIAYHTPCHMEKMGWTAYTLALLQRIPGIELVVLDSQCCGIAGTYGFKSENYATSQGIGASLFQQIEDSGVDLVITDCETCKWQIEMSTSKKCEHPITLLAQALA, from the coding sequence ATGACGTGGTTACCACAGCACGAAGACATTCAGGATAAACATGTGTCGCGGGATAATAGCTTTGAAAGTTGTATCAAATGCACGGTGTGCACCACTTATTGCCCGGTGGCGAAAGTTAACCCACTTTATCCGGGGCCAAAACAAGCTGGCCCCGATGGCGAGCGCCTGCGCCTGAAAGATCCGGCCCTATATGACGATGCATTGAAATATTGCACTAACTGCAAACGCTGCGAAGTAGCTTGCCCGTCAGATGTTAAAATCGGCGACATCATTCAGCGCGCGAAAGCCAGTTACAGCAGTAATAAGCCAAAGCTGCGCGATGCTATTCTCAGCCACACCGATATCATGGGCACCCTCTCAACACCGTTTGCTCCGGTCATCAATGCGGTCACGGGGTTAAAACCGGTGCGGGCTTTGCTGGATAAAGCGCTGAAAATTGATCACCGCCGTGAGTTACCAAAATACTCGTTTGGCACATTCCGCCGCTGGTATCGCAAACAAGCAGAGAAACAGCAACAATATACTGAACAGGTGGCGTTTTTTCATGGCTGCTTTGTTAACTATAACCATCCGCAGTTGGGTAAGGATTTAGTCAGTGTATTCAATGCAATGAACATTGGTGTTCAATTGCTTAAACGCGAGAAATGCTGTGGTGTGCCGCTGATTGCAAATGGATTTATCGAACAGGCGAAAAAGCAGGCGCGGGTGAATCTGGAGTCCCTCACTGACGCCGTGATTGGCCGGGATATCCCAGTGGTTGCAACCTCCTCAAGCTGTACCTTTACGCTACGAGATGAATATCCACATTTGCTGGATGTCGATACTGCGCCGGTGCGTGACAAAGTGGAGCTGGCGACGCGCTATCTCTACCGTTTATTAGATAAAGGGCGGGAGTTACCATTAAAACCTCTATTTTCAGCAAATAACACACCATTACGCATTGCCTATCACACGCCTTGTCATATGGAAAAGATGGGGTGGACGGCTTATACCCTGGCCTTGTTACAGCGCATTCCGGGTATTGAGCTGGTGGTGTTGGATTCTCAATGTTGTGGGATTGCCGGGACATATGGTTTTAAATCAGAGAATTACGCTACATCCCAAGGGATTGGGGCCTCATTATTCCAGCAGATTGAAGACAGTGGTGTTGATTTGGTGATTACAGATTGCGAAACCTGCAAATGGCAGATTGAGATGTCGACCAGCAAGAAATGCGAGCATCCGATTACCTTGCTGGCGCAAGCACTGGCGTGA
- a CDS encoding DUF1145 family protein yields MWINLGRLLMLGVWFFLLLNLFQPFPKPLKYFINVAMIFMVLMHGLQLILLKSTQPKDQPISGLQQLKIFVFGVFELLAWQKKQPPLPKK; encoded by the coding sequence ATGTGGATTAATCTCGGCCGGCTATTGATGTTGGGGGTATGGTTTTTCTTATTGCTGAATCTGTTTCAGCCGTTCCCTAAGCCTTTGAAATATTTTATTAATGTTGCGATGATCTTCATGGTTTTGATGCATGGTTTACAACTGATATTGCTTAAATCCACCCAGCCAAAAGACCAGCCGATCAGTGGGTTACAACAATTGAAAATTTTTGTGTTCGGCGTTTTCGAATTATTGGCCTGGCAAAAGAAGCAACCACCGCTGCCTAAGAAATAA
- a CDS encoding DcrB family lipoprotein: protein MHKITKFLAVGLLVAGLSACDGGSDNNVGQPVSLLEGKVAFSLPADLSDQSGKMGNQANNMHVYANKTGDKAVIVILGDNTNEALDVLTERLAEQQRARDANLQVVTNKAIKVDGHPFQQLDSIITSGGQKAYSSVLMGKVDNRLMTLQITLPAENQQQAQTEAESIISTLKLN, encoded by the coding sequence ATGCATAAAATAACCAAGTTTCTTGCTGTTGGCCTGCTGGTTGCAGGATTAAGTGCCTGTGATGGTGGCAGCGATAACAATGTGGGCCAGCCAGTCAGCTTGTTGGAAGGTAAAGTCGCATTTAGTTTACCCGCAGACTTATCTGACCAAAGCGGGAAAATGGGTAATCAGGCTAACAATATGCACGTTTACGCCAATAAAACTGGCGATAAAGCGGTTATCGTGATTTTAGGTGATAATACCAATGAAGCATTGGATGTTCTCACTGAGCGCTTGGCTGAGCAGCAACGTGCCCGCGATGCCAACCTGCAAGTCGTGACGAACAAAGCCATTAAGGTCGATGGGCATCCTTTCCAACAATTGGACAGTATTATTACCAGCGGTGGCCAGAAAGCCTATTCTTCAGTGTTGATGGGTAAAGTTGATAACCGATTGATGACATTACAAATTACCTTGCCAGCCGAAAATCAGCAGCAAGCGCAAACTGAAGCTGAGTCGATTATCAGCACCTTGAAATTGAATTAA